From Spiroplasma eriocheiris, the proteins below share one genomic window:
- a CDS encoding LemA family protein produces the protein MAYNPTVNNVEEPAKASAFGKFFVYISFILIIPIFIFIGTRNSLIRQKQRIEETASDIDVQLKRRMDMLTKLVDATKQYMQYEKSTLSTIIELRSQTSPFKMKDVDRINKAISDQMGRINMLMENYPDLKANNSVIELQTGIKDCEDNIAAARRFYNSEVRDFNGRIKTWPTNVSAGTIHAQTYLYFEAAPADRQDVKIDLGQ, from the coding sequence ATGGCATATAACCCAACAGTCAATAATGTTGAAGAACCAGCAAAAGCAAGTGCTTTTGGGAAGTTTTTTGTATATATTTCATTTATTTTAATTATTCCAATTTTTATTTTTATTGGAACAAGAAATAGTTTAATTCGTCAAAAACAACGAATTGAAGAAACAGCATCGGATATTGATGTGCAATTAAAACGAAGAATGGATATGCTAACAAAATTAGTTGATGCTACAAAGCAATATATGCAATATGAAAAATCAACATTATCAACAATTATTGAATTGAGAAGTCAAACAAGTCCTTTTAAAATGAAAGATGTTGATCGGATTAACAAAGCTATTAGTGATCAAATGGGGCGCATTAACATGTTAATGGAAAATTACCCTGATTTGAAAGCTAATAATAGTGTAATTGAATTACAAACAGGAATTAAAGATTGTGAAGACAACATTGCTGCTGCTCGTAGATTTTATAATTCAGAAGTTCGTGATTTTAACGGAAGAATTAAGACCTGACCAACAAATGTATCAGCCGGAACTATTCACGCGCAAACATATTTATATTTTGAAGCAGCTCCTGCTGATCGTCAAGATGTTAAAATTGATTTAGGACAATAA